GTGTTAAATCAATTTATCGACGAGAATAGTGTTGTAAGTGAATTGTCAAAAACTATTTTGCAAGAAATCAAAACAGGGAATCATTCTGAAACATTTGAAAAGTTAACCTCTGAAAAAATTTGGATGGAATTATTGAAGAATAAGTATCCAGATGTTTCGTTTTAAAAATACTTAGGCACCTCTTAGAAGGTGCTTTTCATTTAAATATAAAAAACCTTCTAACTTTCTTTAGTTAGAAGGTTTTATAAGCGATTATCCAAACGTAATCTTATCTACTGTTTCCCGATCTAATCGTTTTACGACTTCTACGATTAATTTCACTGTGTTATCGTAATCATCACGGTGTAATATTCCTGCGTGGGAGTGGATATAGCGTGTTGCGATACCAATTGATAATGTTGGTACTCCGCTACCCGTTAAATGCATTGAGCCAGCATCTGTCCCACCACCAGCCATTGCATCAAACTGATAAGGAATATTTTTTTCTTCGGCAACATCAATTACTAAATCGCGAAGACCTTTATGAGAAACCATTGATGCATCATAAATGATGATTTGCGGGCCGTCTCCAATTTTTGATGTTGATTCTTTTGGAGTAATACCAGGTGTATCACCTGCTACACCAACATCTACTGCAAAACCGATATCTGGTTGAATTTTAAATGTAGAAGTTTTTGCTCCACGCAAGCCAACTTCTTCTTGCACATTACCTACCCCATAAACAACATTCGGATGTTTCTCCTTCTTCAATGCTTTTAAAACATCGATTGCAATGGCACAACCAATTCGGTTATCCCAAGCTTTTGCAAGAAGCATTTTTTCATTTTTCATAACATTGAATTCAAAATAAGGCGTAATCATATCGCCCGGACGGATGCCCCACTCTTCCACTTCATCCTTTGAAGATGCACCAATATCGATAAATAAGTCTTTCATCTCCATTACTTTCTTACGTGCATCTGCTGGTAAAATATGCGGAGGTTTTGAACCTATGACACCTATGATTTCTTCTCCCTTACGAGTCGTGATTGTCACACGTTGGGAAAGCATTACATGACTCCACCAACCACCGACTGTTTGGAATTTAACAAATCCCTTTTCATCAATTTGAGTCACCATAAATCCGATTTCATCAAGGTGGCCAGCGATCATAATTTTCGGACCATTTTCATCCCCAGTTTTTTTGGCGATTAAGCTTCCTAACCCATCCATTTCAATTTCATCTGCATAAGGGGAAATATATTTTTTCATCACTTCACGTGGTGCACGTTCATTTCCTGCGATACCGTTCGCATCTGTTAACTCTTTAAACATTGTTAATGTTTCATCTAATTTCGTCATTTGTTATCCTCCCAAAAAAAGAATCCATCAGATATTTAAGTATACTGCAAATTTTAATGTTAATACCCAGTTCGTTGACGTTCATAATTTTTTTCATTTTTCGCTATGTATGCTTCGATAATATCATTTAAGGAAAAACCTAAATTGTATGCTAAAACGCCATATTGCTGCCAAACGATTTCATAGCTTTCACTTGAAGGCGCTTGGATAAATGATAAAATAGATTCCTGTGTACGTAAAAACCATTTTGTTAAGTCTACTTTTTCTTGAATTTCCGGCCATATATCAAGGGTAAATCCCTTTTCATTTCCTAATGAAAGCAAGAAATGAATCGAATCCACAAATTCCTCTAAAATGACTTCTCTTTCTGAAGGACCTTTGGAACTCCAATATTTAAAGCATCTTGTTTCATTTGCTAGTTCTGCCAATTCAATTGTTAGTGCTAGTCCTTTTTCAATAAAAACGTCTCTCTGAATATCACGATTATTCTCTATAAAGGCGTCAAGTGCTTGTTGCATCGTAAAAAGTTCTTTAAATTCCATAAATTATCCCTCATTTTCATATAAAAATGAAACTTCTTTTCCCTTCTAATCGTAAATGAAAGTACAACGTATTTACAAGGGGGAACTTTCATGGCTCTTCTTATTCGAGTGCTCGTATTTATTATTGTCATTTACATATTCTATAGAATTATACGTTATCTTTTAGATCCTAAGCGAAAGCTAGACGAAGCTTATGAAAAAGGACAGTACTATTTTTATGATGATGTAAAAAATGTAAGAAAGAACTTTTTCATTTCATATAAAGGTGCCCTATTTGAAGGTGAAAAATATTTAGGCACGACTGAAAATGCCTTTGAGGTCGTCTCAATTTTTGTGTGGGTGCTTGATACGATGCAGCTACAAGGTTTTACAAAAGAGGATTTTTACTATTTAGAAAAAGAAATTTTATTAAACTATCCAAATGCAAAGATAAATTGGAAAAATCCAATTGAAAAGCTTATGAATGAGGAAAATGAATAAATAAATAAACAAAGAGCTAAATACATTAAATATGTATTAGCTCTTAACTCTTATTCTTTTAATTATGAGTACAGCTTAACAAGTATAAAAATATGAATGGCTGCAATTAATGGAAAGCCAAATGCAAATGCATTATGTCTAGTTTTATGTCGGAATAAATACATTCCAAGTACTCCCCCACAAGCTCCGCCAAAAATAGCAATGGTGAATAGCGTTTTTTCAGAAATTCTCCATTCATGTTTTTTCGCACGCGATTTGTCTATCCCCATCAAAGCAAGCAAGAAAATTGATTCAACAATCATAAAGGCCAATAGTGTAATCCACATATGTATCTGCCCCCTATAGTTAAAAAGACTGATAGGGATATATCCTATCAGTCTTTATTATAATTATTTATTTTGTGGCTGTCGCTTACGCTTTCGGCGCAGAAATAATTAATTCACTTCCGTGAATTAATTATTTCGCTACCGCTTTTTTAGCTTCTTCAGCTAATTGTGCGAATGCAGCTGCATCGTTTACAGCTAATTCAGCTAACATTTTACGGTTAACTTCGATACCAGCTACTTTTAAACCGTGCATTAAACGGCTATAAGAAAGACCGTTGATGCGAGCAGCAGCGTTGATACGAGTGATCCATAATTTACGGAAATCACGTTTTTTCTGACGACGGTCACGGTATGCATATTGACCTGATTTCATTACTGCTTGGTTAGCAACTTTATATAAAGTATGTTTTGAACCAAAATAACCTTTAGCTAATTTTAATACCTTTTTACGACGCTTGCGCGTTACTGTTCCGCCTTTTACGCGTGGCATACTAATTACCTCCTGCTAATTCTTCCGAATGTTTAATTATAAAAAACCGTACAATTTTATTTTCAAAAATTATTTCATGTAAGTTAATAAAGATTTAATACGTTTGAAATCACCAGATGTTGCAACTTTCGCTTTACGTAGGTGACGTTTTGCTTTTGTAGATTTGTTAGCGAATAAGTGGCTTCCGTAAGCACGGTCAAATTTCAATTTTCCTTTGCCCGTTTTTTTGAAACGCTTCGCAGCGCCACGGTGAGTTTTCATTTTTGGCATTTCGAATTTCCTCCTAAACTATTCGTCAATATTACTTTTTCTCGTTCTTTGGTTGAAGAACTAAGAACATGCTGCGGCCTTCCATCTTCGGTTTTTGTT
Above is a genomic segment from Lysinibacillus sp. PLM2 containing:
- the yhfE gene encoding peptidase M28 produces the protein MTKLDETLTMFKELTDANGIAGNERAPREVMKKYISPYADEIEMDGLGSLIAKKTGDENGPKIMIAGHLDEIGFMVTQIDEKGFVKFQTVGGWWSHVMLSQRVTITTRKGEEIIGVIGSKPPHILPADARKKVMEMKDLFIDIGASSKDEVEEWGIRPGDMITPYFEFNVMKNEKMLLAKAWDNRIGCAIAIDVLKALKKEKHPNVVYGVGNVQEEVGLRGAKTSTFKIQPDIGFAVDVGVAGDTPGITPKESTSKIGDGPQIIIYDASMVSHKGLRDLVIDVAEEKNIPYQFDAMAGGGTDAGSMHLTGSGVPTLSIGIATRYIHSHAGILHRDDYDNTVKLIVEVVKRLDRETVDKITFG
- the ysdB gene encoding sigma-w pathway protein YsdB, with the protein product MALLIRVLVFIIVIYIFYRIIRYLLDPKRKLDEAYEKGQYYFYDDVKNVRKNFFISYKGALFEGEKYLGTTENAFEVVSIFVWVLDTMQLQGFTKEDFYYLEKEILLNYPNAKINWKNPIEKLMNEENE
- a CDS encoding membrane protein — translated: MWITLLAFMIVESIFLLALMGIDKSRAKKHEWRISEKTLFTIAIFGGACGGVLGMYLFRHKTRHNAFAFGFPLIAAIHIFILVKLYS
- the rplT gene encoding 50S ribosomal protein L20; this translates as MPRVKGGTVTRKRRKKVLKLAKGYFGSKHTLYKVANQAVMKSGQYAYRDRRQKKRDFRKLWITRINAAARINGLSYSRLMHGLKVAGIEVNRKMLAELAVNDAAAFAQLAEEAKKAVAK
- the rpmI gene encoding 50S ribosomal protein L35; translation: MPKMKTHRGAAKRFKKTGKGKLKFDRAYGSHLFANKSTKAKRHLRKAKVATSGDFKRIKSLLTYMK